In bacterium, one DNA window encodes the following:
- a CDS encoding MlaD family protein — MDKMSNEIKVGIMVFAALVLLSILVFGVGEIRVFERGHRYDVIFDSSAGLNEGAQVRMGGVKVGSVNNIDFVDYKGKRRVMVTVLVRRDLILHEKDRFKITMIGLLGDNYVEIDPGPSKAEVIKPGATVEGAEVIGMDAMFKMVQDSLGSINEMLDEPTVKSFKETVANVEVMSSDLAYILDESRDDINVTLDNLRAMSYRLDGMVARNEGNFDVTLDNLSAMSGDLRYTATSLRGVAEGLEQGEGSAGKLLKDDQFYNDLVETTGEAKSLIRDVRERPGRYIHLSIF; from the coding sequence ATGGATAAGATGTCCAACGAGATAAAAGTAGGCATTATGGTCTTCGCCGCGCTGGTGCTGTTGTCCATCCTCGTCTTCGGCGTCGGCGAGATCCGCGTGTTCGAGCGGGGCCATCGCTACGACGTTATCTTCGACTCGTCCGCGGGCCTCAACGAGGGGGCCCAGGTCCGGATGGGCGGCGTGAAAGTCGGCTCGGTCAACAACATAGATTTCGTCGACTACAAGGGGAAGCGCCGCGTTATGGTCACGGTGCTCGTCCGGCGGGACCTCATCCTGCACGAGAAGGACCGGTTCAAGATAACGATGATAGGCCTTTTGGGCGACAACTACGTCGAGATTGACCCGGGGCCCTCCAAAGCCGAGGTAATAAAACCGGGAGCTACGGTGGAGGGCGCCGAGGTCATCGGTATGGACGCCATGTTCAAGATGGTCCAGGACAGCCTGGGCTCCATAAACGAAATGCTGGACGAGCCCACGGTGAAATCGTTCAAAGAGACGGTCGCCAACGTCGAGGTGATGTCCTCCGACCTGGCTTACATCCTGGACGAGAGCCGCGACGACATCAACGTCACGCTCGACAACCTCCGGGCCATGAGTTACCGCCTGGACGGCATGGTAGCCCGCAACGAAGGCAACTTCGACGTCACGCTGGATAACCTGTCGGCGATGTCGGGGGACCTGCGTTACACCGCGACGTCGCTGCGCGGCGTCGCCGAGGGGTTGGAGCAAGGCGAGGGCTCGGCCGGCAAGCTCCTCAAAGACGACCAATTTTACAACGATCTGGTGGAGACGACCGGCGAGGCCAAGAGCCTTATAAGGGACGTTCGCGAACGCCCCGGCCGGTACATCCACCTTTCGATTTTTTAA
- the pnp gene encoding polyribonucleotide nucleotidyltransferase: MTSGFELEVGGKTLQFETGKVAKLADGACTVTCGGSVVLATFCHTEEPRPGMDYLPLMVEYREKTYAAGKIPGGFFKREGRPYEKEVVTARLIDRPIRPLFDDYIRHDLQIIATVLSADQENDTDLLALNGASLATALSAMPWHGPIGAVRVAQVDGRYVVNPTIAETEASVLNLVVVATTDKIIMLAGSAAEVAEDELLGAVDAGFAAARKVADAIRDFTAHVPKISIPPPERDEAFEREVKDFFSGQLKPLIEAQEKGARHLARNALLEQAYAKLIGANGGEEEGARQVLIEKILGELEEAEVRRMVLEEGVRQDGRAFDELRPIDVEVSVLPRAHGSAIFTRGQTQALVATTLGTVSDEQRIEDLLGERTKAFMFHYNFPPFSVGEVRPIRGTGRREIGHGQLAESALRRLLPSEDEFPYTVRVVSDILESNGSSSMASVCGASLSLMDAGVPLKKAVAGISIGLIAGEGRYVLLTDIQGLEDYYGDMDFKAAGTRDGVTALQLDMKVWGLPLEVVREALARARDTRLAILEQMDAVLAKPRPELSPYAPRILITYIDIEKIGTVIGPGGKMVRRIIADTGVEIDIEDDGKVTIASPDEEAARRAMETVKSLATDPEIGAVFKGKVTRLMKFGAFVEILPGVEGMIHISDLDHKRVNRVEDAVRVGDEVEVKVIQIDEMGRVNLSRKACLPGGDERSSRESRPPRRRDDRRPSGDDRHKKDRR, encoded by the coding sequence ATGACATCAGGATTCGAGCTCGAAGTAGGCGGCAAAACCCTACAGTTCGAGACCGGCAAAGTCGCCAAACTGGCCGACGGCGCGTGCACCGTAACTTGCGGCGGCTCCGTCGTCCTCGCGACTTTCTGCCACACCGAAGAACCGCGGCCGGGGATGGATTACCTTCCCCTTATGGTCGAGTACCGCGAAAAAACCTACGCCGCGGGTAAAATCCCGGGCGGCTTCTTTAAACGGGAGGGCCGGCCGTACGAGAAGGAGGTCGTGACCGCGCGGCTTATCGACCGCCCCATCAGGCCGCTGTTCGACGACTACATCCGCCACGACCTTCAAATCATCGCGACCGTGCTCTCCGCCGACCAGGAGAACGACACCGACCTCCTCGCCCTGAACGGTGCCTCGCTGGCGACGGCGCTCTCCGCCATGCCCTGGCACGGCCCCATCGGCGCCGTGCGCGTGGCCCAGGTCGACGGCCGCTACGTCGTCAACCCCACCATCGCCGAAACCGAGGCCAGCGTTTTGAACCTGGTCGTGGTCGCCACCACCGACAAAATAATAATGCTGGCCGGCTCCGCGGCCGAGGTTGCGGAGGACGAGCTGCTGGGGGCGGTGGACGCCGGGTTCGCCGCGGCACGTAAGGTGGCGGACGCTATCCGCGACTTCACGGCGCACGTACCCAAGATATCCATCCCCCCGCCGGAGCGCGACGAGGCCTTCGAACGAGAGGTTAAAGACTTCTTCTCGGGGCAATTGAAGCCTTTAATCGAGGCGCAAGAGAAGGGCGCCCGGCACCTGGCCCGCAACGCGTTGCTCGAGCAGGCGTACGCCAAGTTAATCGGCGCGAACGGCGGCGAGGAAGAGGGCGCACGGCAAGTCCTCATCGAGAAAATCCTCGGGGAGCTGGAGGAAGCGGAAGTCCGGCGTATGGTTCTCGAAGAAGGCGTCCGCCAGGACGGCCGCGCCTTCGACGAGCTCCGCCCCATCGACGTGGAGGTGTCCGTTCTCCCCCGGGCCCACGGCTCCGCCATCTTCACGCGCGGCCAGACGCAGGCCCTCGTCGCCACGACGCTGGGGACCGTATCCGACGAGCAGCGCATCGAAGACCTGTTGGGGGAGCGCACCAAAGCCTTTATGTTCCACTATAACTTCCCGCCGTTCTCGGTGGGTGAGGTCCGCCCCATCCGCGGCACGGGCCGACGGGAGATAGGCCACGGCCAGCTGGCCGAGAGCGCCCTCCGGCGCCTGCTGCCGTCGGAAGACGAGTTCCCGTACACCGTTCGCGTCGTCTCCGACATATTGGAGTCCAACGGCTCTTCCTCGATGGCGTCGGTGTGCGGCGCCAGCCTCTCGCTTATGGACGCCGGCGTCCCGCTCAAAAAGGCGGTGGCCGGTATCTCCATAGGCCTTATCGCGGGCGAAGGCCGCTACGTCTTGCTAACCGACATCCAGGGGTTGGAGGACTACTACGGCGACATGGACTTCAAAGCCGCCGGCACGAGGGACGGCGTAACGGCGTTACAGCTCGACATGAAGGTCTGGGGCCTGCCGCTGGAAGTCGTGCGGGAAGCGCTGGCCCGCGCCCGCGACACCCGCCTCGCCATCCTCGAGCAGATGGACGCCGTACTGGCCAAGCCGCGGCCCGAGCTCTCGCCCTACGCCCCGCGGATACTGATAACCTACATCGACATCGAGAAGATCGGCACCGTAATAGGCCCGGGGGGCAAGATGGTCCGCCGCATCATCGCGGACACCGGCGTCGAAATAGACATCGAGGACGACGGCAAGGTAACCATCGCCTCGCCGGACGAAGAAGCGGCCCGCAGGGCGATGGAGACGGTGAAGAGCCTCGCCACCGACCCGGAGATAGGCGCCGTCTTCAAAGGCAAGGTGACGCGCCTGATGAAGTTCGGCGCGTTCGTGGAGATACTCCCCGGCGTGGAGGGTATGATCCATATCTCGGACCTGGACCACAAACGCGTGAACCGGGTGGAAGACGCCGTGCGCGTCGGCGACGAGGTCGAGGTCAAGGTAATCCAAATCGACGAGATGGGCCGCGTAAACCTCAGCCGGAAAGCTTGCCTACCGGGAGGCGACGAACGCTCCTCCCGCGAAAGCCGGCCCCCCCGGAGGCGCGATGACCGCCGACCCTCAGGCGACGACCGTCATAAAAAAGACCGCCGCTAG